One Mycobacterium paraseoulense genomic window, ACGGGCGCCGGCTTGCCGTTCAGCGACAGCTGGTAGGCCAGCAGGGCGATCGACAACCCGCCCAGGTCGCCGATGTTCTCCCCGACGGTGAAGGCGCCGTTGACGTGGTAGCTCGCGTCGAGTGCCCGGGGCGTGTACGCGCCGTACTGCTCGATGAGTGCCTTGGTGCGGGCGTCGAATTCGGTGCGGTCGGCGTCGGTCCACCAGTCCACCAGGTTGCCGTCGCCGTCGTACTTGGCGCCCTGGTCGTCGAAGCCGTGGCCGATCTCGTGCCCGATCACCGCGCCTATCCCGCCGTAGTTGGCGGCGTCGTCGGCCCCCGCGTCGAAGAACGGCGGCTGCAAAATCGCTGCGGGAAAGACGATTTCGTTCATCCCCGGGTTGTAGTAGGCGTTGACCGTCTGGGGCGTCATGAACCACTCGTCCTTGTCGACGGGGCCGCCCAGCTTGGCCATTTCGCGGTCGTGGTTGACCGTGTAACCGCGGCGGAAGTTGCCGTACAGGTCGAAGCGGTCGATCACCAGCGTGGAGTAGTCACGCCACTTCACCGGGTAGCCGACCTTGGCGACGAACTTGTCCAGCTTCGCCAGCGCGCGCTGCCGGGTCTGCGGCGTCATCCAGTCCAGCTCGTTGATGGACAGGCGGTAGGCCGCCTTCAGGTTGTCCACCAGCGCGTCGATGTGGGCCTTGGCGTCCGGTGGGAAATGCCGCTGCACGTAAAGCTTTCCGACGGCGTCGCCCATCAGGTTCTCCACCAGCGACACCGCCCGCTTCCAGCGGTCGCGGATCTGCTCGGCCCCGGTGAGCAGGCGGCCGTAGAAGTCGAAGTCCGCGGTGACCAGCTCGTCGGTCAGCCAGGATGCGCGAGCGCGGATCAGCCGCCAACGGGCCCAATCCTTCCAATCCGCCAGGTCACCGCCGGCCCACAGGGCGGCGAACGCGGTGAGGTAATCGGGTTGGCGCACAATGACTTCCGCTAGGTCGCGCGGTGTGCCGCCCAGCGCGTGGGCCCAACCGGCCCAGTCGAAGCCCCTGCCCTCCGTCTGCAGATCCGCGAAGGTGCGCAGGTTGTAGCTGAGGTCGGCGTCCCGTCGCTTGACCACGTCCCAGTGCGCGGCCGCCAGCTTGCCCTCCAACGCGACGATGCGGGCCGCGGTCTCGGCGTGCGCTTCCGGGGACCCGCCGTGCACCAGGGCGAACATCCGCGCGATGTGCCCGGGATAGGCCGCCAGCACCTCCGCGTGCTGCTCGTCGCGGAAGTAGGACTCGTCGGGCAGCCCGATGCCGGACTGGGTGAAGTGCACCAGGTAACGGGCCGAGTTCTTGGCGTCGGTGTCGATATACATCGCGACCCCGCCGCCCACCCCGGTGCGCTGCAGCGCGCCCACCACCGCCGCCAACGCGTCCGCATCGGCGGCGGCGTCGATGGTGGCCAGCTCGTCGAGCAGTGGCTGCAGGCCGCGGCCCTCGATCGCCGCCTCGTCGAGGAAGCTGGCGTACAAATCGCCGATGCGTTGCTCGTCGCTGCCCGGCGCGGCGCCGGCCTCGCTGGCCTCGATGATCAGATCGCGCACCTGTTCTTCGGCCCGGTCGAACAGGTGACGGAACGCGCCGTCGGTCGCCCGGTCGGCCGGTATGTCGTATTCGGCCAGCCAGCGGCCGTTGACGTGACCGAATAGATCGTCTTGGGGGCGGATGTCGGCGTCGACGTAGCTCAGGTCGATGCCGGAGCGAGAGGCCTCTACAGTCACCCCGCCATCCTTCCATCTTTCCCGAATGCGACGATCGGGCCATGTCCGACGGCCAGCGATCCGAG contains:
- a CDS encoding M13 family metallopeptidase, producing MTVEASRSGIDLSYVDADIRPQDDLFGHVNGRWLAEYDIPADRATDGAFRHLFDRAEEQVRDLIIEASEAGAAPGSDEQRIGDLYASFLDEAAIEGRGLQPLLDELATIDAAADADALAAVVGALQRTGVGGGVAMYIDTDAKNSARYLVHFTQSGIGLPDESYFRDEQHAEVLAAYPGHIARMFALVHGGSPEAHAETAARIVALEGKLAAAHWDVVKRRDADLSYNLRTFADLQTEGRGFDWAGWAHALGGTPRDLAEVIVRQPDYLTAFAALWAGGDLADWKDWARWRLIRARASWLTDELVTADFDFYGRLLTGAEQIRDRWKRAVSLVENLMGDAVGKLYVQRHFPPDAKAHIDALVDNLKAAYRLSINELDWMTPQTRQRALAKLDKFVAKVGYPVKWRDYSTLVIDRFDLYGNFRRGYTVNHDREMAKLGGPVDKDEWFMTPQTVNAYYNPGMNEIVFPAAILQPPFFDAGADDAANYGGIGAVIGHEIGHGFDDQGAKYDGDGNLVDWWTDADRTEFDARTKALIEQYGAYTPRALDASYHVNGAFTVGENIGDLGGLSIALLAYQLSLNGKPAPVIDGLTGVQRVFYGWAQVWRTKSRQAEAIRRLATDPHSPPEFRCNGVVRNMDAFYEAFGVAAEDALFLAPQHRVKIWN